From a single Methylacidiphilum kamchatkense Kam1 genomic region:
- the lgt gene encoding prolipoprotein diacylglyceryl transferase: MIAYYIHHLSPFLVQFSGGIGIRYYGLAYALGFLFLWIGLRWQRKRGWLELSSRQVDDLVFWIALGGVLIGGRLGYCLLYDFAHSIREPWSIFEIWKGGMSSHGGIVGVLIVFSIASYKWKIPFFQIADAATWCAPIGIFLGRLANFINGELWGRPTDVPWAVIFPEAPLVDGQAVPRHPSQLYEAFLEGIVLFGLLTYIRFQIKTTGSVSIGFLFFYSLLRIIGECFREPDAHIGYYFGFLTQGQLLSLLTLLLSFILFYMRKKWLVETQKESIVSKH, from the coding sequence ATGATTGCTTATTATATTCATCATTTAAGCCCTTTTCTTGTTCAATTCTCTGGGGGGATCGGCATCCGATATTATGGACTAGCTTATGCCCTTGGTTTTTTATTTCTGTGGATAGGGTTAAGATGGCAGAGGAAAAGGGGGTGGCTAGAGCTTTCTAGCCGTCAAGTGGATGATTTGGTCTTTTGGATTGCCCTTGGAGGCGTATTAATCGGTGGCCGGCTTGGGTACTGCCTGCTTTACGATTTTGCTCACAGCATCCGTGAGCCCTGGTCGATTTTTGAAATATGGAAAGGGGGGATGTCAAGTCATGGTGGCATTGTAGGGGTGCTGATCGTCTTTAGCATAGCTTCCTATAAATGGAAAATTCCTTTTTTCCAAATAGCCGATGCCGCCACATGGTGTGCGCCGATAGGTATCTTTTTAGGAAGACTGGCTAATTTTATAAATGGAGAACTATGGGGAAGGCCGACTGACGTACCATGGGCAGTGATATTTCCAGAGGCACCTTTAGTCGATGGACAGGCGGTTCCTCGACATCCTTCACAGCTCTATGAAGCCTTCCTGGAAGGGATTGTGCTCTTTGGACTGTTAACTTATATCCGCTTTCAAATAAAAACAACGGGCTCGGTTTCGATCGGTTTTCTTTTCTTTTATAGTTTGCTACGGATCATTGGCGAATGTTTCAGAGAACCCGATGCGCACATTGGCTACTATTTTGGTTTTCTCACACAGGGGCAACTTCTCTCTTTGCTGACGCTACTGCTTTCTTTTATTCTTTTCTATATGAGAAAAAAGTGGTTAGTAGAGACACAGAAAGAATCGATCGTCAGCAAACATTAA